In Maylandia zebra isolate NMK-2024a linkage group LG9, Mzebra_GT3a, whole genome shotgun sequence, the genomic stretch CCATCTGGGTAATAACATGTCTGATGCACCGATCAGATCTCTGGCTGTCTCTGAGATCTGCCGGTGACAGGTGGGGAATGATGTGTAAGCCTCCCAATGTTTCTTCCTGCTCAAAGCTGTCAGGTATAGCATCTCCAGAAATGGCAAGACTTTCGACAAGGGTTATACCTGCATCATCACCCAAAGCTTCAGAGGTGGTTGAATGATAAACAAACTGTCTCTCACAGATAGCATGAACAACGTCCTGATCGACTGAGTCAATATTGTCTGGATCTGACAGATGTTGTTTTGCGAACTGGCATATCCGGTCTCTCTCTTTTTGAGATGTAAGGTCATCAGGTAGCCTGCCATGAGGACGACGCGAGAGTCCATCGGCATCTCCATTTTGTTTTCCAGAACGATACTGGAGTCTGAAATTGAAGGTAGAGAGGGACGCCAACCACCTGTAACTGGTTGCATCGAGTTTTGCTGAGGTGAGGATGTAGGTCAGAGGGTTTGAGTCTGTGACAACGGTGAACTGATTGCCATAGAGGTAGTCACTCAGCTTCTCTGTTACAGCCCACTTTAAAGCCAAAAACTCGAGCTTATGTGCTGGATAGCGGGACTCACTACTTGACAAACCTCTACTCGCATAGGCGATAACCCGCAGCTGTCCCTCCTGCTCCTGGTATAAGGCTGCTCCAAGGCCCGTAGTGCTCGCATCCGTATGAAGGATGTAAGGCAGCTTTGGGTCAGCAAAGGCCAGGACTGGAGGCGACGTTAGCTTGTCAATGATAGTCTCAAATGCTTTCTGGCATGCAGGGGTCCACCGTCCATAAAACGGCTCCTTTGGATCATGATACTGATTACTCCTCCCTTTTGATTTGCAATGCTTCCTCAGTGGTGGATAACCGGACGTTAGATCGTTCAGCGGTTTCACAATACTTGAGTAGCCTTTAACAAACCGTCTGTAATATCCACAGAACCCAAGGAAGGATCTCAGCTCCTTAAGGTTCTGAGGGACTGGCCAAGTTTTAAGTGTGGCTGTCTTTTCTGGGTCAGTTTCTACTCCGTGTTGAGAAACAACATGCCCCAAGTACCGAACTGAGGACTGGAAGAACTTGCACTTCTCGGGGGACAGCTTTAAGCCATACTCCTTTAAGCGTTCCAGGACTTTCATGAGTCTGGCTTCATGCTCCTCAAGGGTTTTCGAGAAAACTATGAGATCATCCAGGAAAACAACAACTTCCTTCAGATTTATGTCTCCCATGCATCTCTCCATAAGCCTCTGAAAAGTACTTGGCGCGTTTGTCACTCCCTGTGGCATACGGTTGAACTCCCAGAAACCTAGTGGACAGACAAAGGCAGTCTTGGGCTTGTCACTCTCTGCAACTTCGATCTGATAATAGCCGGATTTAAGATCGAGTGTACTGAACCACTTGGAACCTGAGAGTGCGGTGAAGGTGTCATCCAGTCTTGGGAGGGCGTATGCATCTTTCACTGTTTGTAAGTTTAACTTACGGTAGTCAACACACAGACGTACCTGACCGTTCTTCTTCCTGACCACAACAATTGGCGAAGAGAATGGGGACTCGCTCTCGCGGATTACTCCGGTTGCGAGAAGCTCTTGCAAATGCTTTCGAACAGCCTCTATGTCGTGCGGGTGAATCGGTCGGGCTCTGTGTTTGAATGGTGTCTCATCTGATAGCTTAATGTGGTGTTTGACCTTGTCCGTCCTTCCAAAATCCAGATCAGTCTGGGCGAAGACCTCTGGCATACTGCTCAGCTTTTGAGTAATGCGGTCTTTCCAGTCAGAAGGGATGGGAGAGTCGGCAAAGTCAAATGTCACACTAGAGGTCCTGGATGGTTCACACTCTGATGGCTCACTCACAATTTGGTTGTGAGATAGGACAGTCTGTATTGCACTGAGTTCTGCAATCACACTCTTTGCTGGGATGGTAATGTCATGCTCTGACTCATTGGAAACTACTACAGGTAGCTTGCACAACTGGTTATTTGGCAAGTCAAGGAGACAGGTTTGCACCAAAAGCCCCCCAGGCAGGGAAGATACTGAAGGATATTCCAACAGGGCAGATCTCTCAGTGTAAAATTCCTTGATTGATACTGTCCCCTCAAGAACAACTGTTTTCCCAGCTGGGACGTTCACTTCATCCTTGCCACGCATCCTCACTAATCCAACGTTTTCATCTGAACCTTGCTTTTGCCGCAACTCCAGTACTTTGAGTACGGTTCTGTACCCATGAGGAATGGGATGGTAGCCCTCTGGGTTTGCCTCTCTGTACATTTCATACACTACATCAAGAGTGTTTGTTCCTATCAATACACAAGACTTCGTTAATGTCCCGGTGTCTGGGACTACTAGAGCTAGCGTTTTGACTTCTAGTTCAGCACCAAGAAAGTCTTTAGGAAAGGTGATTCCAATCTCAACATAACCCAGGTAAGGTACAAGCTGCCCATTGGCCCCTTCAACCTCCAGAAGGTCATGTAGTGGCTCTATCTGTTGCTCAGACAAATACTGGTCATAGTaggacttggtgacagtggtCACTTGAGAACCTGTGTCAAGGAGACAACTGCACACCTTACCTTTGATCGTGACTTGACCTGTACTCTTTGTGCCTATGAGCCTCTTAGGTAGTCTGAAAGGTTGTTCTCCAACATGGGATTGCCTCAAAGTGGCCTGTGCTCTTGGTTTAGCTTGACTTCCAGATTTAGCGGGACGATGTTGACCTGCTTCAGTCCCAGTTTGCCCCACAACTGAGACTGCGTCTAAAAATCCTGGTCAGCAGATGGAGTGTTTTGCATCTCCCAAATGCGACGCTTCTCTCTCAATTGCTTCCTCTTATCAGCGACAAGAGTGGGGTCTGGGTCATTACTGCAACTTGCTGAGATGTGGCCATCCTGACCACACTTGAAGCAGTACCATGGTTTTGGCTGGGTGCTCTGCCGCAAGTTGGCAGGCTTCGCACTTGTGACCTTGATGCTAGGTGTTGCCATAGCCATCTCACGTAAATCACACTCGGCCTTGTCCTTAGGCTTCGagcttttcttctgtttctttgcCATCAAATTAGTAAGCTGACTCTGTAGGGATGCAACTTGCTTCCTCAGATCTGTCAACGGGTCAGAATCAGATTGAGTCACTGCCTGTAGCTCACTACAGGTGCAAGTCTTTTGACAGTGCGCCACAACCCGCTGCCGGGTTGAGCCAAGGTGTTTCTTCATCCGTGTAGCTTTAGCTGCCAGTCTATCTTCTTCTGTCCGGAGCATTAATAGAAGTTCTGAGAATGTTGGGGGTTGGCTTTTCTTGTTTTCAAGATTAAGATCTGAGAGCAAGGTGTGGTCCCAACATCCACGACAAAACTGCTTGAGAATGTGTTTATCGGCATCCCCAGCAGAGACTCCTCCCCTCTTCAGAGTAAGGTTCAATGCGCCCTGAAGACGGCAGAGGTACGCAGAGGCCTTTTCACCAGGATCCTGAAGAGTGTTCATGAATTGGGCGAAAAGCTCCTCTCCATCTTCCACTGTTCCAAAAGCTGCATCCAACAACTGAAGGTAAGTCTCAGGTGTAGCTTCTGGGCTCAGTCTGTTGACAATGTCAGCTGCAGGGGACAACAAGCTCTCAAAGATCTTTCTAGATTTTTGAAGTTCAGACATGGCAGGGTCTTTCCTGAGAAGTTCGACATGTGAACGCCATGTGTCATAATCTGTCTCACCGCTGGGTCTGGGGATCCTGCCAGAGAATGACCGGAGTCTCATTGGAGAATATGAATGTGCAATCAAGTCATCTTTCTTCACGATGTGTTCCACAATGACTTTCTGAATTTCAGGTGGGTTGAAACTGTTTGCCGCACTAAATGGGCTCTTTTTGAAATCAACAGGTAGGTGTGGCTCCGCACCACCTTGAATCAATCCTACCTGGGGTGGATCTTCAGAAAACTGCTGGCGTGCAATCTCAGAAGTTTCAAGAGAGGGGTGAAGC encodes the following:
- the LOC112435327 gene encoding uncharacterized protein LOC112435327, translating into MQVDDPDRENQLHPSLETSEIARQQFSEDPPQVGLIQGGAEPHLPVDFKKSPFSAANSFNPPEIQKVIVEHIVKKDDLIAHSYSPMRLRSFSGRIPRPSGETDYDTWRSHVELLRKDPAMSELQKSRKIFESLLSPAADIVNRLSPEATPETYLQLLDAAFGTVEDGEELFAQFMNTLQDPGEKASAYLCRLQGALNLTLKRGGVSAGDADKHILKQFCRGCWDHTLLSDLNLENKKSQPPTFSELLLMLRTEEDRLAAKATRMKKHLGSTRQRVVAHCQKTCTCSELQAVTQSDSDPLTDLRKQVASLQSQLTNLMAKKQKKSSKPKDKAECDLREMAMATPSIKVTSAKPANLRQSTQPKPWYCFKCGSQVTTVTKSYYDQYLSEQQIEPLHDLLEVEGANGQLVPYLGYVEIGITFPKDFLGAELEVKTLALVVPDTGTLTKSCVLIGTNTLDVVYEMYREANPEGYHPIPHGYRTVLKVLELRQKQGSDENVGLVRMRGKDEVNVPAGKTVVLEGTVSIKEFYTERSALLEYPSVSSLPGGLLVQTCLLDLPNNQLCKLPVVVSNESEHDITIPAKSVIAELSAIQTVLSHNQIVSEPSECEPSRTSSVTFDFADSPIPSDWKDRITQKLSSMPEVFAQTDLDFGRTDKVKHHIKLSDETPFKHRARPIHPHDIEAVRKHLQELLATGVIRESESPFSSPIVVVRKKNGQVRLCVDYRKLNLQTVKDAYALPRLDDTFTALSGSKWFSTLDLKSGYYQIEVAESDKPKTAFVCPLGFWEFNRMPQGVTNAPSTFQRLMERCMGDINLKEVVVFLDDLIVFSKTLEEHEARLMKVLERLKEYGLKLSPEKCKFFQSSVRYLGHVVSQHGVETDPEKTATLKTWPVPQNLKELRSFLGFCGYYRRFVKGYSSIVKPLNDLTSGYPPLRKHCKSKGRSNQYHDPKEPFYGRWTPACQKAFETIIDKLTSPPVLAFADPKLPYILHTDASTTGLGAALYQEQEGQLRVIAYASRGLSSSESRYPAHKLEFLALKWAVTEKLSDYLYGNQFTVVTDSNPLTYILTSAKLDATSYRWLASLSTFNFRLQYRSGKQNGDADGLSRRPHGRLPDDLTSQKERDRICQFAKQHLSDPDNIDSVDQDVVHAICERQFVYHSTTSEALGDDAGITLVESLAISGDAIPDSFEQEETLGGLHIIPHLSPADLRDSQRSDRCIRHVITQMESGEKPPPTLRKELPDVVLLLRELNRFELCNDILYRTRREGGNEHYQLVLPEDLRESVLTSLHDNMGHMGIERTLDLVRARFYWPRMSSDVEKKIKTCHRCVRRKTLPEKAAPLVNIMTTRPLELVCMDFLSIEPDSSNVKDVLVITDHFTKYAVAIPTSNQKARTVAKCLWDHFIVHYGIPEKLHSDQGPDFESQLIKGLCEVAGIQKIRTTPYHPRGNPVERFNRTLLSMLGTLENKDKSHWKDFVKPLVHAYNCTKNEVTGFTPYELMFGRQPRLPVDLAFGLPVREQQNKSHSQYVKDLKSHLEESYRIATRSAAKVAERNKTRFDKHVTTSTLEIGDRVLVRNIRIRGKHKLADKWEQTVHVVVKRAGDLPVYTVKPEGGDGPIRTLHRDLLLPCGFLSAAKEVKPEQPEPKKRPRTRRTTQKDNERADHPSDEDDIVSVHWFADRSVPNDSAYIVKRDLLLTHKSSLGQDDVTADQDKLAGNAPACADTISDVVPASHADHTQPYDNQIASYGEALYGEDLAGNDEPEKERDLPGNDEPEKERDLPSTDRPDMRDEQILLLSDMLGSDEEGEDLIFDRETVNKERDEQTSKEIPVRRSERSRQPPKRLDYAELGNPLVTVVKSLFQGLTTAFIDSLNAKAELLFLDDAVHSRHAKGLA